The genome window AAGGATAAAAACGGCAACGGTTGCCGAGCATCGGGCTCACGGCAACCTTGTAGAAGCGCAGCAAGGCGATCAATACCGTTTCCATACCTTGGGCGACGCCGTTCGGCGCCGCGTCAAAACCGGCCGGGCAGGCGCGAACGCCGCACCGGGCACGGATGCGTCACTCGGACGCGGGCTTCGACGCACGGCGGGCGATCTCCCGGACTGCCCTGTCGAGCAGTTCGCGAATCTCGGCCGCGCACATCGCCGCGAGCGGGGCGGAAGCCGCGCTCGGCAGCGCTTTCTTGTCGAAGCGCGTGTGCTGCCGCAGCAGCAGGTCGTAACCGGCGAATTCGGCCCGGCGCAGGCGAAACGCATCGCGCGCCAGCCGCTTCACGAGGTTACGGGTAACCGCACGCGGCGCATACTTCTTGCCGACGACGAGCCCCAAACGCGCGGGCTGACCGGTCGGCTTGCCGTAAATCACGAAGTGCGCGGAGCGCCGCCAGGGGCGCAAACGAAAAACGGATGAAAATTCATCCGTTTTCAGAAGTCGCGCAGCTTTCGGGAAGGCGGCTTTCGTCTGCGACGGATTCGCACCCGGCTCGACGGCACCTTCCG of Burkholderia sp. HI2500 contains these proteins:
- the rnpA gene encoding ribonuclease P protein component; the protein is MSAVRSPAEGAVEPGANPSQTKAAFPKAARLLKTDEFSSVFRLRPWRRSAHFVIYGKPTGQPARLGLVVGKKYAPRAVTRNLVKRLARDAFRLRRAEFAGYDLLLRQHTRFDKKALPSAASAPLAAMCAAEIRELLDRAVREIARRASKPASE